A window from Vigna angularis cultivar LongXiaoDou No.4 chromosome 7, ASM1680809v1, whole genome shotgun sequence encodes these proteins:
- the LOC108337962 gene encoding uncharacterized protein At1g21580 isoform X5 codes for MDQHHFLHHHYHHPQDHRTTRYASLNPQSHHNHHHHNNLPPPPPAPPPPLSYHRSLHPAPLPQPYTPSTPQPQQQQQQQQFSFNHHSSLPHRTLEDDSRSLPYDLLPRRTTAIPWNPNPRTDDFDREFHHHHHRPPPPPPPPIETLRYDPGRRDRLVVDAYEQNPREALSWGGGDYHAPSQGDVEPPPYVRVYSVECDADVAGRGSRVESKRWVMSDRERERGRELHESSSNLVSKVSNTDKYYHGSDNVGRYSRGNSRERSHEFARTPPKKQMQKKSALLRIQTAKPNHRNREVEQLRYPSYGPEGSNGFFRGKEQYLAHGVKGEEREGSPVEIDISFESNSLVAKAIVAPPSCSVSVPDLNVTPVMDSDLGSGEKNKRVSGSDGYYSGLHQPYRVSSVVVVDLNRSPCKRNDRSGLGKEVNVRKSVQDSSSRSRTREADDSRGQNAVPNSVKAGNVCSGKSTITVVKKKKIVKRLVKKASANSKTSVPNSLQKRLPGTVKVESAALISSTASIPEKIQANSDDKSNIYDEGPDCLHSLPKEGNVLKEDKEGGLLQLSLGPDYTSQECDKDSDNRELSRFEIERDENIPKFSSRASSSEDKKSDSDCLDVNNDVLDNGNIIFMHDNANTSDCLAANNSVPGTIAEVNHMDYDNKQLCQNEGSLSVGNYSNVQSPLNNNLVDAGDEILKTSDTFSSSRKIGIQDGLDCLQHASALKQGSDNGSSNLEDCIIVHGSGIMNDAGNQLAHGDVTRHPENCETEKTFPNSNMLAGSGEGNTKKIKKRKARTQFNILSSEMESLSPDHVNPDNLGNNVDGGTLLLSKDPSTSKVLDQSVQNDVESITGLDEVTALHEEGEFLETQFYAANNNNGDANEVSPSSKRKKVTANPNLTQCQSQISAVIVVTTTSDVEAPVNLNDNQEHQKEFALSSMGMCVPTSVQSMLSVQSMLSVQSLPYSESITKRSDNILSGGSFDSTDANRETMSSEYSELQHSDIVSFSPCEDLAFQHDQFSPLDGECIGNITPVVLVSNTQIDVLGVGNTMGEKTDLQAVKEHYQYREFVQRSPRADMEPNDLNVKNDLLAQQNLMPCPTSGDEVTTSNSNDEFTVDAPGALSDIFSQGMASEVPDKRILELTAINDENICGVEENTSSVHQTKQNSRSDSAFGHGNMITKKTISEPSQVSSKVTTQALNSYRFGSSGTKNQSGSVIPKTFPGHSFTFLKSETKTSASSTHVSKPRTWHRTGNNPPISLPRINSVRAVPPKRPILERKGNFQNTSYVRNGNSLVRKPTPVPALPQISSVNKSSSGLGEISKSTKSESRADVTDQPMYLRAGARFSQQRQRQRTPPLPIDIKSEENTSSSLVEPHSGGSCENVSDPKTFIEINNNAQNSSEDALKHCEIPENQHVPSDNGESQVEANEGNPLSLNTKRIVYIKPKTNQLVATSNSRDVSLSTDDNGQTAFSDGYYKRRKNQLVRTTFESHSNQTAAVPNGTANSDGQGTSNALCNTRFSKKRLHKAVRSSCKRSRASLVWTLCSKNSSENDKNSRHNQKVLPQLFRWKRATFASSFNSSSVSAISKKLLQLRKRDTVYTRSKHGFSLWKSRVLGVGGCSLKWSKSIEKNSKQANEEATLAVAAVERKKREQKNVVCISSQSKRERIFRIGSVRYRMDPTRRTLQRISVDESQSSASTSSGLASKSAYIPRRLVIGNDEYVRIGNGNQLIRDPKKRTRKLANEKVRWSLHTARQRLARKQKYCQFFTRFGKCKKDGGKCPYIHDPSKIAVCTKFLNGLCSTPNCKLTHQVIPERMPDCSYFLQGLCSNSNCPYRHVNVNPNASICEGFLRGYCADGNECRKKHSYVCPTFEATGTCTEGSKCKLHHPKKQSKGKKRKRSGDQKHTRGRYFGFIPADVSESGMMVAPNRHKQSSEIEEELSDYISLDVVSEEVADTDDLSFDPAVFCDNDSLDDFDELIKPVLLLKTKFTSQSPNSHILHATGGDFGRLLMR; via the exons ATGGATCaacaccacttcctccaccaccactaCCACCACCCTCAGGACCACCGCACCACCCGCTACGCTTCCCTCAACCCTCAATCGCATcacaaccaccaccaccataaCAACCTCCCACCGCCGCCGCCCGCGCCGCCACCGCCTCTCTCCTACCACCGCAGCCTCCACCCGGCTCCCCTGCCGCAACCCTACACCCCTTCCACTCCCCAACCCCAAcaacagcagcagcagcagcaattCTCTTTCAATCACCACTCATCTCTCCCACACCGCACCCTCGAAGACGATTCACGTTCTCTCCCCTACGACCTCCTCCCTCGCCGGACCACCGCCATCCCCTGGAACCCTAACCCTAGAACTGACGATTTCGATCGCGaattccaccaccaccaccaccgccCTCCCCCGCCGCCGCCTCCCCCGATCGAAACCCTCCGCTACGACCCCGGGCGTCGTGACCGCCTCGTGGTGGATGCCTACGAGCAAAACCCCAGGGAGGCACTCTCTTGGGGCGGCGGTGACTACCACGCGCCTAGCCAGGGCGACGTAGAGCCCCCGCCCTACGTGCGCGTGTACAGCGTGGAATGTGACGCTGACGTGGCCGGTAGAGGGTCCCGGGTGGAGAGCAAGAGGTGGGTGATGAGTGATAGAGAGAGGGAGAGGGGAAGAGAGTTGCACGAGTCTTCTTCTAATTTAGTTAGCAAGGTTAGTAACACTGACAAATATTATCATGGTTCTGATAATGTGGGTAGGTATAGTAGAGGGAATAGTAGAGAGCGTAGTCATGAATTCGCACGTACTCCTCCTAAGAAACAGATGCAGAAGAAAAGCGCGCTTCTTAGGATTCAGACTGCTAAACCTAATCATAGGAACCGTGAGGTTGAGCAGTTACGGTACCCCAGTTATGGACCTGAAGGTAGCAATGGCTTTTTCAGGGGTAAGGAACAATATTTGGCTCATGGGGTGAAGGgggaagagagagaagggagCCCTGTTGAGATTGATATCTCTTTTGAGTCCAATTCTCTGGTAGCCAAGGCTATTGTTGCGCCGCCTTCGTGTTCAGTGTCTGTTCCTGATTTGAATGTGACGCCGGTTATGGATTCGGATTTGGGTTCTGGAGAGAAGAATAAAAGGGTTTCGGGCTCTGATGGCTATTATTCTGGTTTGCATCAGCCGTATAGAGTGTCTTCCGTTGTGGTTGTGGATTTAAATAGGTCGCCTTGCAAACGGAATGATAGGTCTGGTTTGGGGAAGGAGGTGAATGTGCGGAAGAGTGTTCAGGATAGTTCTTCTCGGTCTCGTACCAGGGAGGCTGATGATTCTCGTGGGCAAAATGCGGTGCCAAATTCAGTTAAAGCTGGCAATGTCTGTTCTGGTAAATCGACCATAACGGTtgtcaagaagaagaaaattgttAAGAGATTGGTGAAGAAAGCTAGTGCAAATTCTAAGACATCTGTGCCAAATTCACTGCAAAAAAGGCTTCCTGGAACTGTGAAAGTTGAGAGTGCTGCACTGATTTCGTCAACGGCCTCTATTCCTGAGAAAATTCAAGCTAATTCAGATGACAAAAGCAACATATATGATGAAGGGCCAGACTGTTTACATTCTTTGCCAAAGGAAGGTAATGTGTTGAAAGAAGATAAAGAGGGAGGTTTACTTCAGCTGAGTTTGGGGCCAGATTACACATCGCAAGAGTGTGACAAAGATTCTGATAATAGGGAACTGTCCAGGTTTGAAATTGAAAGAGATGAAAacattccaaaattttcttctcGTGCTTCTAGTAGTGAAGATAAGAAGAGTGATTCAGATTGTTTAGATGTTAATAATGATGTCCTTGATAatggaaatattatttttatgcatgataATGCAAATACTTCCGATTGTTTAGCTGCAAATAATTCTGTTCCAGGTACTATTGCTGAAGTCAATCACATGGATTATGATAATAAGCAATTATGTCAGAATGAAGGATCTCTATCGGTTGGGAATTATTCAAATGTACAATCCCCACTGAATAACAATCTTGTAGATGCAGGGGATGAGATATTAAAAACCAGCGATACTTTTTCAAGTTCAAGAAAAATTGGGATTCAAGATGGTCTAGATTGCCTACAACATGCCAGTGCACTGAAGCAAGGCTCTGATAATGGATCATCTAATTTAGAAGATTGTATTATTGTTCACGGCTCTGGTATCATGAATGATGCTGGAAACCAATTGGCCCATGGTGATGTCACCAGGCACCCTGAGAATTGTGAGACAGAAAAAACATTCCCAAATTCTAATATGTTAGCTGGATCTGGTGAAGGGAAcacaaagaagataaaaaagagaaaagctagaacacaatttaatattttgagttCAGAGATGGAATCCTTATCTCCAGATCATGTAAATCCTGATAACCTTGGAAATAATGTGGACGGAGGTACACTTCTATTGTCGAAAGATCCATCTACTTCTAAAGTTTTAGATCAGTCTGTTCAAAACGATGTTGAGTCAATAACTGGTTTGGATGAGGTTACTGCTTTACACGAGGAAGGGGAGTTTTTAGAGACTCAGTTTTATGCTGCAAATAACAACAATGGTGATGCAAATGAGGTTTCACCATCttctaaaaggaaaaaagttACAGCTAACCCAAATTTAACTCAATGTCAATCGCAAATCAGTGCTGTTATTGTGGTTACCACCACATCTGATGTTGAAGCTCCTGTCAATCTCAATGATAACCAAGAACATCAGAAAGAATTTGCGTTGTCAAGCATGGGTATGTGTGTACCGACTTCTGTTCAGTCAATGCTTTCTGTTCAGTCAATGCTTTCTGTTCAGTCATTGCCTTATTCAGAGAGTATTACTAAAAGGTCTGACAATATTTTGAGTGGAGGATCTTTTGACTCTACTGATGCAAATAGGGAAACCATGAGTTCCGAGTATTCTGAATTACAACACTCAGATATAGTCTCTTTTTCACCATGTGAGGACTTAGCATTTCAACACGATCAATTCTCACCATTGGACGGTGAGTGCATAGGAAACATTACTCCAGTTGTGCTTGTGAGTAATACTCAAATTGATGTTTTAGGTGTTGGAAATACAATGGGAGAAAAGACTGATTTACAGGCCGTTAAGGAACATTATCAATATAGAGAATTTGTGCAGAGGTCACCAAGAGCTGACATGGAACCTAATGATCTCAATGTTAAGAATGATTTGCTTGCTCAGCAGAACCTTATGCCCTGTCCAACTAGTGGTGATGAAGTCACTACAAGTAATTCGAATGATGAATTCACTGTGGATGCACCTGGTGCATTATCAGATATATTTTCTCAAGGGATGGCATCTGAAGTACCAGATAAAAGGATTTTAGAATTGACAGCTATCAATGATGAAAATATTTGTGGGGTTGAAGAAAATACTTCGTCAGTACATCAGACGAAACAGAATAGTAGGTCAGATAGTGCATTTGGACACGGTAATAtgataacaaagaaaacaatttcAGAACCATCCCAAGTTTCTTCCAAAGTTACAACTCAGGCTTTAAATTCATATCGTTTTGGGTCGAGTGGGACCAAAAATCAGTCAGGTAGTGTCATTCCCAAAACTTTTCCAGGTCATTCTTTTACCTTTTTGAAGTCGGAGACAAAGACATCTGCCTCTTCAACTCATGTGTCAAAACCTCGAACTTGGCATCGGACAGGTAATAATCCCCCTATTTCTTTACCTAGAATCAATTCAGTAAGAGCAGTTCCTCCCAAAAGGCCAATTCTAGAAAGGAAAGGGAACTTTCAAAATACCTCGTATGTTCGTAATGGAAACAGTCTTGTAAGGAAACCTACTCCAGTTCCTGCTTTACCTCAAATCTCCTCTGTAAACAAGTCATCTTCGGGCTTGGGTGAAATATCAAAAAGCACTAAATCTGAAAGCAGGGCTGACGTGACAGATCAACCGATGTACCTGAGAGCAGGAGCAAGATTTTCTCAGCAGAGGCAGAGACAGAGAACACCTCCACTACCAATTGACATCAAATCAGAGGAAAATACATCTTCCTCATTGGTAGAACCTCATTCTGGTGGTTCCTGTGAAAATGTATCTGATCCTAAAACATTTatagaaattaataataatgcaCAGAACTCTTCTGAAGATGCACTGAAGCATTGTGAAATTCCAGAAAACCAACATGTTCCATCCGATAATGGGGAGAGTCAAGTTGAAGCAAACGAAGGCAATCCCCTTTCTCTGAATACGAAGAGAATAGTATATATAAAGCCCAAAACAAATCAATTGGTTGCAACATCAAATTCGCGTGATGTTTCTCTCTCCACTGATGACAACGGCCAAACTGCCTTCTCTGATGGCTActacaagagaagaaaaaatcaGTTGGTTAGGACTACATTTGAAAGCCATTCCAACCAGACTGCTGCAGTGCCTAATGGCACAGCAAATTCTGATGGACAAGGAACTAGTAATGCTCTTTGCAATACGAGGTTTAGTAAGAAGCGGTTACATAAGG CTGTCAGGAGTTCATGCAAACGTTCAAGAGCCTCACTAGTGTGGACACTCTGTAGCAAAAATTCTTCTGAAAATGACAAGAATTCACGTCATAATCAAAAGGTTTTGCCTCAATTGTTTCGATGGAAAAGAGCAACATTTGCTTCAAGTTTCAATAGTAGTTCCGTATCTGCAATCAG CAAAAAATTGCTTCAATTGAGAAAGAGGGATACTGTTTACACTAGGTCAAAACACGGGTTTTCACTTTGGAAATCCAGAGTTTTAGGTGTTGGtggttgtagtttgaaatgGTCCAAATCCATTGAGAAGAACTCAAAGCAAGCTAATGAG GAAGCTACACTTGCTGTTGCTGCTgtagagaggaagaagagagagcaGAAAAATGTGGTTTGCATCAGTTCTCAGTCAAAGA GAGAGCGAATATTTCGTATTGGTTCAGTTCGATACAGAATGGATCCCACCAGGAGGACACTCCAGAGGATTTCAG TTGATGAATCCCAGTCCTCGGCATCTACCAGTTCAGGTTTGGCCTCCAAAAGTGCTTACATTCCAAGGAGATTAGTGATTGGAAACGATGA ATATGTGCGAATTGGAAATGGTAACCAGCTTATCAGAGACCCAAAGAAACGAACTCGAAAATTGGCAAATGAAAAAGTTAGATGGAGCTTGCACACTGCCAGACAGCGGTTGGCTCGAAAGCAGAAGTATTGTCAGTTTTTTACCAGATTTGGGAAATGtaaaaaggatggagggaagTGTCCTTATATCCATGATCCTTCAAAAATTGCTGTCTGTACTAAGTTCCTGAATGGTTTATGTTCTACTCCCAACTGCAAATTAACGCACCAG GTTATTCCGGAGAGAATGCCAGATTGTTCTTATTTTTTGCAAG GCTTATGCTCAAACAGTAATTGTCCATATAGACATGTCAATGTGAACCCCAATGCATCGATTTGTGAAGGATTTCTCAGGGGATATTGTGCTGATGGGAATGAG TGTCGGAAGAAGCACAGCTATGTCTGTCCTACTTTTGAAGCAACAGGAACCTGTACTGAAGGATCCAAATGCAAACTCCATCACCCCAAAAAACAAAGCAagggaaagaaaaggaagagatcTGGAGATCAGAAACACACCAGAGGACGCTATTTTGGTTTTATTCCTGCTGATGTTTCTGAATCTGGGATGATGGTTGCTCCAAACCGACATAAACAAAGTAGTGAAATTGAAGAGGAACTGTCTGACTACATCAGCCTTGATGTTGTCAGTGAAGAAGTCGCAGACACTGATGATCTATCATTTGATCCAGCAGTGTTCTGTGATAATGATTCCTTGGATGATTTTGATGAACTCATTAAACCAGTTCTTCTACTGAAAACAAAGTTCACATCACAATCACCTAACTCACATATCCTCCACGCAACTGGCGGAGACTTCGGTCGTTTGTTAATGAGGTAA